A single candidate division KSB1 bacterium DNA region contains:
- a CDS encoding molybdenum cofactor guanylyltransferase produces the protein MHFYILAGGKSRRFGRNKALFVMEGKSIIECVAAAIPPEQKIFIVTNSPAEYAHFPWPLLPDHYPGSGPLAGIHAGLTHSPGEWNFFLACDFPCLKSSVINELLAAPRNAQVILPETTAGLQPLCALWSQSALPAVENALQNHDLRLHAVLAKLALHVILPTDPQALYNLNTPEDLNNLPPHFPEMRKMADAA, from the coding sequence ATGCATTTTTACATCTTGGCCGGCGGCAAAAGCCGGCGCTTTGGCCGGAATAAAGCGCTTTTTGTGATGGAGGGGAAATCAATTATCGAGTGCGTTGCCGCAGCCATTCCACCGGAACAAAAAATTTTTATCGTCACCAATTCTCCCGCTGAATACGCGCATTTTCCCTGGCCCCTGCTGCCAGATCATTACCCCGGTTCCGGACCGCTTGCCGGCATTCACGCCGGCCTCACCCATTCCCCCGGCGAATGGAATTTTTTTCTCGCCTGTGATTTCCCCTGTCTCAAATCCTCCGTGATCAACGAGCTTCTGGCGGCTCCGCGCAACGCGCAAGTTATTTTACCTGAAACCACTGCCGGTTTGCAGCCACTCTGCGCGCTGTGGTCGCAATCGGCCTTGCCCGCTGTCGAGAACGCCTTGCAAAATCATGATCTGCGCCTTCATGCCGTCCTGGCGAAACTGGCTCTTCACGTCATTTTGCCCACCGATCCACAAGCCTTGTATAATTTGAACACGCCGGAGGATTTGAACAACCTTCCGCCGCATTTTCCGGAGATGCGCAAAATGGCCGACGCCGCCTGA
- a CDS encoding FdhF/YdeP family oxidoreductase: MPRKFWNPSSWVSLVPNGLGQVKPHHYWEMLKIAWENRDQLPYAWRILTRGVCDGCALGTTGMRDFTMSGVHLCLVRLNLLRLNTAPALDMQRLEEVSILAKKDAKELRELGRLPYPAIRKKGEYGFKRLSWEEAFRFIAERIRETDPQRLAFYLTSRGLTNEIYYVAQKVARFLGTNNIDNSARICHAPSTVALKQMLGVAASTCSYQDWLGTDLLVFIGSDTPNNQPVTTKYMYYAKKQGTKIAVINPYREPGLERYWVPSVFESALFGTKLADAFFQIHIGGDIAFLNGVMKTLIERDWIDAKFIRGQCAGFAELKAGLAEQSWEMLEKSSGASREEMLRFAEMLAKAQRGIFVWSMGITQHANGVENVKAIINLCLARGFIGRPKCGLMAIRGHSGVQGGAEVGCVPNQFPGGLPVNEENAQHFAKLWGFAVPSTRGLNAVEMIDAAHEGKIDLLYSAGGNFLETLPEPDFVREALLRVPLRVHQDIVLSPPMLLDPADTVILLPAQTRYEQKGGGTETSTERMIYFSPEIPGRRIGEAKSEWEIFMELAEHVHPQRSAQIHFENAKQIRDEIARAVPFYNGIQYLKKPGDAVQWGGIRLCDGPHFKTADGKAHFAVLTPPERKLAIGQFFVTTRRGKQFNSMVLSEYDPLTGGRRDDVFMSQEDATALGLSDGAPVVLKNDLGEFNGRVKIAPLRPGNLQVHWPEGNHLIRRGVCDPLCGIPDYNTVVEVVKTTVTTNSVLEKSNT; the protein is encoded by the coding sequence ATGCCTCGAAAATTTTGGAATCCTTCCTCGTGGGTGTCGCTCGTTCCCAACGGCCTCGGCCAGGTGAAGCCGCATCATTATTGGGAGATGCTGAAAATCGCCTGGGAAAATCGCGATCAGTTGCCGTATGCGTGGCGCATTCTCACCCGCGGCGTGTGTGACGGCTGCGCGCTCGGCACAACCGGCATGCGCGATTTCACGATGTCGGGCGTGCATTTGTGTTTGGTGCGGCTCAATCTCCTGCGTCTGAATACCGCGCCGGCGCTCGATATGCAGAGGCTCGAAGAAGTTTCCATTTTAGCAAAGAAAGATGCCAAAGAACTTCGAGAACTCGGGCGTTTGCCGTATCCCGCCATCAGAAAAAAGGGCGAGTACGGATTTAAACGCCTCAGTTGGGAAGAGGCGTTCCGATTCATCGCCGAGCGCATTCGCGAAACCGATCCGCAGCGTCTCGCCTTTTACCTCACCTCGCGCGGCCTCACCAACGAAATTTATTACGTCGCCCAAAAAGTGGCGCGTTTTCTCGGCACCAACAACATTGACAACTCCGCCCGAATTTGCCACGCGCCCAGCACGGTCGCGCTCAAGCAAATGCTCGGGGTCGCAGCTTCGACTTGCTCGTATCAAGATTGGCTCGGAACGGATTTGCTGGTTTTCATCGGCAGCGACACGCCCAACAATCAGCCGGTGACGACGAAGTACATGTATTACGCCAAAAAGCAGGGCACGAAAATCGCCGTGATCAATCCGTACCGCGAGCCGGGCTTGGAGCGCTACTGGGTGCCGTCGGTTTTCGAAAGCGCGCTGTTCGGCACCAAGCTCGCGGACGCCTTTTTCCAAATTCACATCGGCGGCGACATCGCTTTTCTCAACGGCGTGATGAAAACGCTGATCGAGCGCGATTGGATCGACGCCAAATTCATTCGCGGGCAATGCGCCGGCTTCGCCGAATTGAAAGCGGGGCTTGCCGAACAATCCTGGGAGATGCTGGAAAAATCTTCCGGCGCCTCGAGAGAGGAAATGCTGCGCTTCGCCGAAATGCTGGCGAAAGCGCAACGCGGCATTTTCGTATGGAGCATGGGCATCACCCAACATGCCAACGGCGTCGAGAATGTGAAAGCGATTATCAATCTCTGTCTCGCGCGCGGTTTCATCGGCCGCCCGAAATGCGGCTTGATGGCGATTCGTGGCCACAGCGGCGTGCAAGGCGGCGCCGAAGTCGGCTGCGTGCCGAATCAATTTCCCGGCGGCTTGCCGGTGAATGAAGAAAATGCCCAACACTTCGCAAAGTTGTGGGGATTTGCCGTGCCCTCGACGAGAGGATTGAATGCCGTCGAAATGATCGACGCGGCGCACGAGGGGAAAATCGATCTGCTTTATTCCGCCGGCGGCAATTTTCTCGAAACGCTGCCGGAGCCGGATTTCGTGCGCGAGGCGTTGCTGCGCGTGCCGTTGCGCGTGCATCAGGACATTGTGCTTTCGCCGCCAATGCTGCTCGACCCGGCGGATACCGTCATTCTCCTGCCGGCGCAAACGCGCTATGAGCAAAAAGGCGGCGGCACGGAAACTTCGACGGAGCGCATGATTTATTTTTCTCCCGAAATTCCCGGACGGCGCATCGGCGAAGCAAAAAGCGAATGGGAAATTTTCATGGAGTTGGCGGAGCACGTTCATCCGCAGCGCAGCGCGCAAATTCATTTTGAAAACGCCAAACAGATTCGCGACGAAATTGCCAGGGCCGTGCCGTTTTACAACGGCATTCAATATCTCAAAAAACCAGGCGACGCGGTGCAATGGGGCGGTATTCGGCTTTGTGACGGCCCGCATTTCAAAACCGCGGATGGCAAGGCGCATTTCGCCGTTCTCACGCCGCCAGAACGAAAGTTGGCGATCGGCCAATTTTTCGTTACGACTCGTCGCGGCAAACAATTCAACTCGATGGTGCTGTCGGAATACGACCCCCTCACCGGCGGCCGGCGCGACGATGTGTTCATGAGCCAGGAGGATGCCACGGCGTTGGGTCTCAGCGACGGCGCGCCGGTGGTTTTGAAAAACGATCTTGGCGAATTTAACGGGCGGGTGAAAATCGCGCCGCTTCGACCCGGTAATTTGCAGGTGCATTGGCCGGAAGGCAATCATCTCATCCGCCGCGGCGTTTGCGATCCTCTATGCGGCATTCCGGATTATAATACAGTCGTCGAGGTGGTAAAAACAACCGTGACAACAAATTCGGTTTTGGAGAAAAGCAACACGTAA
- the aceB gene encoding malate synthase A: protein MNNTTSHLPEGVESNRTVSAEFAAILTPPALHFIAKLEREFRETRRNLLQKRVERQAELDAGGRPDFLAATKKIRDDDSWKVAPIPADLQNRRIEITGPVERKMMINALNSGANVFMADFEDANSPTWQNMIQGHLNLRDAIDRSISYTSPEGKQYKLHEQIATLMVRPRGWHLSEKHLLVDGQPMSGSLFDFGLYVFHNAHRLINKGTGPYFYLPKLESHLEARLWNEVFVMAQQELGLPVGAIKATVLIETILAAFEMEEILYELRDHLTGLNAGRWDYIFSIIKKFRRRADFIFPDRGQVTMTVPFMRAYTELLVKTCHRRGAHAIGGMAAFIPSRKDAEVNARALAKVREDKERESGDGFDGTWVAHPDLVAVAREPFDKLLGNKPHQKERRREEVRVAANDLLDFNVPGGHITEAGLRGNINVAIQYLESWLLGAGAVGIYNLMEDAATAEISRSQVWQWLHHPNASLDDGRRITPALYRALLAEEMEKIKSLVGEKRFASGKYDVAKQLFDQLVTEKEFAEFLTLKAYEYLDDG from the coding sequence ATGAATAACACAACGTCTCATCTTCCCGAAGGCGTCGAAAGCAATCGAACCGTTTCTGCCGAATTTGCTGCCATTCTAACCCCGCCAGCTTTGCATTTCATCGCCAAGCTGGAGCGCGAATTTCGCGAGACACGGCGCAACCTTCTACAAAAGCGCGTCGAGCGGCAAGCGGAGCTCGACGCCGGCGGGAGGCCGGATTTTCTGGCGGCGACGAAAAAGATTCGCGATGACGATTCGTGGAAAGTCGCGCCGATTCCGGCTGATCTGCAAAACCGACGCATTGAAATCACCGGCCCGGTCGAACGGAAGATGATGATCAACGCGCTCAATTCCGGCGCCAATGTGTTCATGGCGGATTTTGAAGACGCCAATTCACCGACCTGGCAGAACATGATTCAGGGCCACCTCAATTTGCGCGATGCGATCGATCGCAGCATCTCATACACGAGTCCCGAAGGCAAGCAATATAAATTGCACGAGCAGATCGCGACATTGATGGTGCGGCCGCGCGGCTGGCATCTCAGCGAAAAGCATCTGCTGGTTGACGGCCAGCCAATGTCCGGCTCGCTGTTTGATTTTGGCCTCTACGTTTTTCACAATGCCCACCGGCTCATCAACAAAGGCACCGGGCCGTATTTTTATCTTCCAAAATTGGAAAGCCATCTCGAGGCGCGGTTGTGGAATGAGGTTTTTGTGATGGCGCAGCAAGAGCTGGGGCTGCCGGTTGGGGCGATCAAAGCCACAGTGCTGATCGAAACCATTTTGGCGGCGTTTGAGATGGAGGAGATTCTCTACGAACTGCGCGATCACCTCACCGGCCTCAATGCCGGGCGGTGGGATTACATTTTCAGCATCATCAAAAAATTCCGCCGCCGGGCCGATTTTATATTTCCTGATCGCGGGCAGGTGACGATGACGGTGCCGTTTATGCGCGCTTATACCGAGTTGCTGGTGAAGACGTGCCACCGCCGCGGCGCACACGCGATTGGCGGCATGGCCGCGTTTATTCCGAGCCGGAAAGACGCCGAAGTCAACGCCCGCGCGCTCGCCAAAGTTCGCGAGGACAAAGAGCGTGAGTCTGGCGACGGCTTCGATGGCACCTGGGTGGCGCATCCGGATTTGGTTGCAGTGGCCCGCGAGCCTTTTGACAAGCTTTTGGGAAACAAGCCGCATCAAAAAGAGCGCCGGCGCGAAGAGGTGCGCGTCGCGGCTAACGATTTGCTCGATTTCAACGTCCCTGGCGGGCACATTACCGAGGCCGGATTGCGCGGCAACATCAATGTGGCGATTCAATATCTGGAATCCTGGCTGCTGGGTGCCGGCGCGGTGGGCATTTATAATTTGATGGAAGACGCCGCCACCGCCGAAATTTCCCGCTCGCAGGTTTGGCAATGGCTGCATCATCCCAACGCCAGCCTCGACGATGGCCGCCGGATCACGCCGGCGTTGTATCGCGCGCTGTTGGCTGAAGAGATGGAGAAAATCAAATCCCTGGTGGGGGAAAAGCGCTTTGCCTCCGGAAAATATGACGTGGCGAAGCAACTGTTCGATCAGCTCGTGACGGAGAAAGAGTTTGCCGAATTTCTGACGCTGAAGGCGTATGAATATTTGGATGATGGGTAA
- the aceA gene encoding isocitrate lyase: protein MNSRQLLENWATDVRWKGIIRPYRADEVLQLRGSYEIKYSLAEMGAKRLWELLHTEDYVPALGALTGNQAMQQVKADLKAIYLSGWQVAADANLAGHMYPDQSLYPANSVPAVVRKINQCLLRADQIHHAEGKNGVHWLAPIVADAEAGFGGPLNAYELMKAMIEAGVAGVHFEDQLAAEKKCGHLGGKVLVPTSQFIRTLIAARLASDVMNVPTILIARTDADSAKLLTSDIDPRDQEFITGERTTEGFYVFRGGLQAAISRGLAYAPYADLIWCETSKPDLDEARTFAEAIHHNFPGKLLAYNCSPSFNWAKKLDATTIAKFQQELGAMGYKFQFVTLAGFHALNFSMFALARDYHERGMLAYSELQQAEFALEAEGYTAIRHQREVGTGYFDLVTQVISGGLASTTALGESTEQQQFYAAVKA from the coding sequence ATGAACTCGCGCCAGCTTCTCGAGAATTGGGCCACTGATGTGCGCTGGAAAGGCATCATACGCCCTTATCGCGCCGACGAAGTCTTGCAGCTTCGCGGCTCGTATGAAATCAAATACAGCCTCGCCGAGATGGGGGCCAAAAGATTATGGGAATTGCTCCACACCGAAGATTATGTTCCGGCCCTGGGGGCTTTGACCGGTAATCAAGCCATGCAACAGGTGAAAGCCGATTTGAAAGCGATTTATTTGAGCGGCTGGCAAGTGGCTGCCGACGCCAATCTCGCCGGGCACATGTATCCTGACCAGAGCCTCTACCCCGCCAACAGTGTACCCGCCGTTGTCCGCAAAATCAACCAGTGTTTGTTGCGCGCCGATCAAATTCATCATGCCGAAGGCAAAAACGGTGTTCACTGGCTGGCGCCGATCGTCGCCGACGCCGAAGCCGGTTTCGGCGGCCCGCTGAATGCCTACGAATTGATGAAGGCGATGATCGAGGCCGGCGTGGCCGGCGTGCACTTTGAAGATCAGCTCGCCGCCGAAAAAAAATGCGGCCACTTGGGCGGCAAGGTTTTGGTGCCGACCAGTCAGTTCATCCGCACACTCATTGCTGCGCGGCTGGCCAGCGATGTGATGAACGTGCCGACTATTCTCATCGCCCGCACCGACGCCGACAGCGCCAAACTTTTGACGAGCGACATCGACCCGCGCGATCAGGAATTCATTACCGGCGAGCGCACCACGGAAGGCTTCTATGTCTTTCGCGGCGGGCTACAGGCGGCCATCAGCCGTGGCCTGGCTTATGCGCCGTATGCGGATTTGATTTGGTGCGAAACCTCGAAGCCGGATTTGGACGAGGCCCGCACTTTTGCCGAGGCGATTCACCACAACTTTCCTGGCAAGTTACTCGCCTACAATTGTTCGCCGTCTTTCAACTGGGCGAAGAAACTCGATGCCACGACAATTGCAAAATTTCAACAAGAATTGGGCGCCATGGGCTATAAATTCCAGTTCGTTACACTGGCGGGATTTCATGCGCTGAATTTCAGCATGTTCGCGCTCGCTCGTGATTATCACGAACGAGGCATGTTGGCCTATTCCGAGTTGCAGCAGGCCGAGTTTGCTTTGGAAGCCGAAGGCTACACCGCCATCAGGCATCAACGCGAAGTTGGCACCGGTTATTTCGATCTTGTGACGCAAGTCATCAGCGGCGGCCTGGCCTCGACCACGGCGCTGGGGGAATCGACGGAGCAACAGCAGTTTTATGCGGCGGTGAAGGCGTAA
- the selA gene encoding L-seryl-tRNA(Sec) selenium transferase produces MRQNNSQNLALRQLPAVEKVLQVSTINKLTTQLPPVILTDCVRRAVSLVRERWKKNPPAHVDADTVLQHVVQLTLAEAQQLLNPSLKRVINGTGVILHTGLGRAVLPPASQELAQEILAGYCNLEIDLATGERGDRHVHVEKLLCQLTGAEAACVVNNNAAAVLLVLNTMAFGREVIISRGQLVEIGGAFRMPEVIRKSGAKMVEVGTTNKTKISDYAAAITPKTAALLAVHTSNYRVLGFTQEVHLDELVKLGHKHDLPAVHDLGGGVLLDLRKWGLPYEPVVGESIRAGASIVTFSGDKVLGGPQCGLIVGEKSWISKIKKNPLMRALRCDKVTLALLESTLRLFLQPKQLMKTHPVWRMLTEKPRVVRARAVQLQKALVENGGASLEIMLRPSEAEAGSGALPIEKIPSFAVGLRSQNLSATELAKKFRLAAIPVLGYLRDESFWLDARTLHDDEIPIVAQMAGKIIKSSPGIANSLTGRR; encoded by the coding sequence ATGCGGCAAAATAATTCTCAAAATCTTGCTCTTCGCCAGTTGCCCGCTGTCGAGAAAGTGCTGCAAGTCTCGACCATCAACAAATTGACCACGCAACTGCCTCCCGTCATTCTTACCGACTGTGTACGGCGTGCGGTATCGCTGGTGCGCGAGCGCTGGAAAAAAAATCCACCGGCGCACGTTGATGCCGACACTGTTTTGCAGCATGTTGTGCAATTGACACTGGCGGAGGCGCAGCAATTGTTGAATCCGAGTCTAAAGCGCGTCATCAATGGCACTGGCGTAATCTTGCACACCGGCTTGGGTCGCGCGGTTTTGCCGCCAGCTTCGCAAGAACTCGCGCAGGAAATTCTCGCCGGCTATTGCAATCTCGAAATCGATTTGGCCACCGGGGAGCGCGGCGACCGCCATGTGCATGTCGAAAAACTTTTATGCCAATTGACCGGCGCCGAAGCCGCCTGTGTCGTGAATAACAATGCTGCCGCGGTTCTGCTTGTTTTGAATACGATGGCCTTTGGCCGCGAAGTCATCATCTCACGCGGCCAGCTTGTTGAAATCGGCGGCGCGTTTCGCATGCCGGAAGTGATTCGCAAAAGCGGCGCCAAGATGGTGGAAGTCGGCACCACCAACAAAACCAAGATCAGCGATTACGCCGCCGCCATCACACCGAAAACCGCGGCGCTGCTCGCCGTGCACACCAGCAATTATCGCGTTCTCGGTTTCACCCAGGAAGTTCACCTCGACGAGTTGGTGAAATTGGGACACAAGCATGATCTGCCCGCCGTTCACGATCTCGGCGGCGGCGTGCTGTTGGATTTGCGAAAATGGGGCCTGCCGTATGAGCCAGTCGTCGGAGAGAGTATACGCGCCGGCGCGAGCATCGTCACCTTCAGCGGCGACAAAGTTTTGGGCGGCCCGCAATGCGGGTTGATCGTTGGTGAAAAAAGTTGGATTTCGAAAATCAAAAAGAACCCGCTCATGCGCGCGCTGCGCTGCGACAAGGTCACGCTGGCGCTGCTGGAAAGCACGCTGCGCCTTTTTTTGCAGCCGAAACAACTCATGAAGACGCATCCGGTGTGGCGCATGCTCACAGAAAAACCCCGTGTCGTGCGCGCTCGCGCCGTACAATTGCAGAAAGCGCTTGTCGAGAATGGCGGCGCGTCGCTCGAGATAATGCTCCGCCCCTCCGAAGCCGAAGCCGGCAGCGGTGCCTTGCCCATTGAAAAAATACCCAGCTTCGCCGTCGGCTTGCGCAGCCAAAATCTTTCGGCGACAGAGCTGGCGAAAAAATTCCGCCTCGCGGCGATTCCGGTCCTCGGCTATTTGCGTGATGAATCTTTTTGGCTCGACGCGCGGACACTGCATGATGATGAGATTCCCATTGTGGCGCAAATGGCGGGAAAAATCATCAAAAGTTCTCCAGGCATCGCAAACTCCTTGACCGGCCGGCGATAA
- the gltS gene encoding sodium/glutamate symporter, translated as MFKLDLIQTVAFAGIVLFIGYGIRRVIPVLTRYNIPAPVVGGLLVAVIILIARRFEVTLFEFDTKLQSPLMIAFFTSIGFGASCAKLKVGGPQVVLFLILVSIVALIQNVVGIALAIPLGMHPLFGVIVGSLTLAGGPATGLAFAPQFEQAGVSGATTLIVASAMLGIIVAGLVGGPVATFLIERRKLAAVRGRSAEIATVVNLVENFPPESAANRSQNDADFSFGFIKNLVVILAAMWVGGWISNWLTAVHITLPVYIGAMIVAAIIRNLDDVTGIVGLSSRLVDAIGNAALSLAIVMALMTLKLWELAGLVLPLLVILAAQIAVIVMLSFWPVYQRMGRDYDSAVIVSGFYGFMLGITPNAMANMTTLVERYGPAPRAFLVVPMVAAFFIDFPNALLITACLNIWK; from the coding sequence ATGTTCAAACTCGATCTCATTCAAACGGTTGCCTTTGCCGGCATCGTGCTTTTTATCGGTTATGGGATTCGCCGCGTCATTCCGGTTTTAACCCGCTACAACATTCCCGCACCGGTGGTCGGCGGTTTGCTCGTCGCCGTCATCATTCTCATCGCGCGCCGGTTCGAGGTGACGCTTTTTGAATTTGATACCAAGCTGCAAAGCCCGTTGATGATTGCGTTTTTTACCTCGATTGGCTTCGGCGCGAGCTGCGCCAAATTGAAAGTCGGCGGTCCGCAAGTTGTGCTCTTTTTGATTTTGGTTTCGATTGTCGCGCTCATTCAAAATGTAGTCGGCATTGCGCTGGCGATCCCGCTCGGCATGCACCCGCTTTTTGGCGTGATCGTCGGCTCGCTCACATTGGCTGGAGGCCCGGCCACCGGCCTTGCCTTTGCCCCGCAATTCGAGCAAGCCGGAGTTTCCGGCGCGACGACGCTGATCGTTGCTTCCGCCATGCTCGGCATCATCGTCGCCGGCCTGGTCGGTGGCCCGGTGGCAACCTTTCTCATTGAGCGCCGCAAGCTGGCGGCTGTGCGCGGGCGTTCTGCTGAAATTGCGACAGTGGTCAACCTTGTCGAAAATTTCCCGCCGGAATCTGCTGCTAACCGATCCCAAAATGATGCTGATTTTTCTTTTGGTTTCATCAAAAACCTCGTCGTCATTCTCGCAGCGATGTGGGTTGGCGGCTGGATCAGCAATTGGCTCACGGCCGTGCATATCACGCTGCCGGTTTACATCGGCGCCATGATCGTCGCCGCGATCATCAGAAATTTGGATGACGTCACCGGAATCGTCGGGCTTTCGTCACGCCTGGTCGACGCCATCGGCAACGCGGCGCTGTCGTTGGCGATTGTGATGGCGTTAATGACGCTGAAACTTTGGGAGCTGGCGGGATTGGTGCTGCCGCTGTTGGTGATTCTCGCGGCGCAGATCGCCGTTATCGTCATGCTTTCTTTCTGGCCGGTGTATCAACGCATGGGGCGCGACTACGATTCCGCCGTGATCGTCAGCGGGTTTTACGGTTTCATGCTCGGCATCACGCCCAATGCCATGGCCAACATGACCACCCTCGTCGAACGCTACGGCCCGGCGCCGCGCGCGTTTCTCGTCGTTCCCATGGTCGCCGCGTTCTTTATCGATTTTCCCAATGCCTTGCTCATCACCGCCTGTTTGAATATCTGGAAATAA
- a CDS encoding ATP-binding protein: MVSELILQNPWWDDVHKIHDDRYLQRIATLPFRYQPSVISTQDLAQSGVMTLRGPRQIGKTTYLKALIRDLLERKIPATSIFYYNTELLANERELFEIVRTFAEFASTGKRYIFLDEITLVPRWEYAVKHAVDIGLGEKTLFIVSGSSAVDLRRGGERLPGRRGIVQPDRVLLPLSFRQYCLLQNYDKTEAMTIRAWQESLAGLLPKIKIFFPRLQSYFESYLSHGGFPLAIADYLQARAVLPTTLETYKAVIISDFEKWRKDRITLRDISRRILASLSTPLSWNGLAQDAGGIAANTAKEYVQLLADSYLLYILEFLNKGRKSASPNKNRKLYPFDPLIYQVLAQIATTTFDPSAASQLIEGLVGEALMRNTEIELFEGFSRLTSTFYWRSTREKEVDFVVIWNGEEIPIEVKYQSRISPSDYTTIKRSFGKGLVLTKDAFFQENEIYGLPVACFLYLLP, encoded by the coding sequence ATGGTCAGCGAACTGATTCTACAGAATCCATGGTGGGATGACGTTCACAAAATTCATGATGATCGCTATCTCCAAAGAATTGCGACGCTTCCGTTTCGCTATCAGCCTTCCGTGATTTCTACGCAAGATCTGGCGCAATCGGGTGTGATGACTTTGCGTGGTCCGAGACAGATCGGCAAAACCACGTACCTCAAAGCGCTGATACGTGATTTGTTGGAGCGCAAAATTCCTGCGACCAGTATTTTCTACTACAACACCGAGTTGCTGGCGAATGAGCGGGAGTTGTTTGAAATCGTGCGGACATTCGCCGAGTTTGCCTCTACCGGCAAAAGATACATTTTCCTCGATGAGATCACGCTGGTGCCGCGCTGGGAATATGCTGTCAAGCACGCCGTTGATATCGGCTTGGGCGAGAAAACACTTTTTATTGTGAGCGGCTCTTCGGCGGTTGATCTGCGACGCGGTGGAGAGCGATTGCCGGGCCGAAGAGGCATCGTACAGCCCGATCGCGTGCTGCTGCCGCTGAGTTTCCGGCAGTATTGTCTCCTGCAAAATTATGACAAAACCGAGGCCATGACCATCAGGGCGTGGCAGGAATCGCTGGCGGGTTTGCTGCCTAAAATTAAAATATTTTTTCCGCGCCTGCAATCATATTTCGAGAGTTACCTTTCTCATGGCGGCTTCCCATTGGCGATTGCCGATTATTTGCAAGCGCGTGCGGTATTGCCGACCACGCTGGAAACTTACAAGGCGGTCATCATTTCGGACTTTGAAAAATGGCGCAAAGATCGGATTACTTTGCGCGACATCAGCCGGCGTATTTTGGCGAGCTTGTCAACGCCGCTGAGTTGGAATGGCCTGGCGCAGGATGCCGGCGGCATCGCTGCGAACACCGCCAAAGAATATGTGCAATTGCTCGCCGATTCCTATCTGCTTTACATTCTCGAATTTCTCAACAAGGGCCGGAAATCAGCGAGCCCGAACAAAAATCGCAAGCTCTATCCGTTCGATCCACTCATTTATCAAGTCTTGGCTCAAATCGCCACCACAACCTTCGACCCCAGTGCGGCCTCGCAGCTCATCGAAGGCCTCGTCGGTGAAGCACTCATGCGAAATACCGAAATCGAGTTGTTCGAGGGGTTTTCGCGCCTCACTTCGACTTTCTATTGGCGGTCGACGCGCGAGAAGGAGGTTGACTTTGTGGTCATCTGGAATGGCGAGGAGATTCCCATCGAGGTCAAATATCAATCCCGCATTTCTCCATCTGATTACACCACCATCAAACGAAGTTTTGGCAAAGGTCTCGTGTTGACCAAAGACGCCTTTTTTCAGGAAAATGAAATCTACGGTTTGCCGGTGGCATGTTTCTTATATCTTTTGCCATGA
- a CDS encoding proline dehydrogenase family protein yields MILARNALLWISENRELRQTLPRYKFIRRAVSRFMPGEELADAMQAAEALKEKNITAIFTRLGENVADAAETQEVKNHYLDALQQIQQHRLDAYISIKPTQLGLDFDEELCFKNLTAIVELAAALQNWVWIDMEQSGYVDRTLALFKKIRRNYPKVGLCVQAYLYRTQKDLEALLPLSPAIRLVKGAYMEPANVAYPKKRDVDDNFFALAKMLLAKVKTNGVTLGVATHDKILIKKIQQAAAAQGLSKNDYEFQFLYGIQTDEQLRLAAEGYRMRVLISYGSYWFPWYMRRLAERPANILFVLKNLLS; encoded by the coding sequence ATGATTCTGGCTCGAAACGCCTTGCTTTGGATTTCGGAAAACCGCGAGCTTCGCCAAACCCTGCCGCGCTACAAATTTATTCGCCGTGCCGTGTCGCGTTTTATGCCGGGCGAGGAGCTGGCTGATGCCATGCAGGCAGCGGAGGCGCTGAAAGAAAAAAACATCACCGCGATTTTTACCCGTCTCGGTGAGAATGTCGCTGATGCCGCCGAGACGCAGGAAGTCAAGAATCATTATCTGGACGCCCTGCAACAAATTCAGCAGCACCGGCTGGATGCATATATTTCAATCAAACCAACCCAGCTCGGGCTGGATTTTGATGAAGAACTTTGTTTTAAAAATCTAACCGCCATCGTCGAACTCGCGGCGGCCTTGCAGAATTGGGTGTGGATTGACATGGAGCAAAGCGGTTATGTCGATCGCACACTGGCACTGTTCAAAAAAATTCGAAGAAATTATCCGAAGGTCGGCTTGTGCGTGCAAGCGTATCTTTATAGAACGCAAAAAGATCTTGAAGCACTTCTGCCGTTGTCTCCGGCGATTCGTTTGGTCAAGGGAGCTTACATGGAACCGGCGAACGTGGCCTATCCGAAAAAGCGTGATGTTGACGACAATTTTTTTGCGCTGGCGAAGATGTTGCTGGCGAAAGTCAAAACGAACGGCGTTACGCTCGGCGTGGCGACACACGATAAAATTTTGATCAAAAAAATTCAACAGGCGGCGGCAGCGCAGGGGCTGTCGAAAAACGACTACGAGTTTCAGTTTCTCTATGGCATTCAAACCGATGAACAGCTCCGCCTCGCGGCAGAGGGCTACCGCATGCGCGTTCTGATCAGCTACGGCAGTTATTGGTTCCCATGGTACATGCGCCGTCTCGCCGAACGCCCGGCGAACATTCTTTTTGTGTTGAAAAATTTGCTTTCGTAA